The Humulus lupulus chromosome 7, drHumLupu1.1, whole genome shotgun sequence region TAAGATAAGCGCTGAACTCTCCACAGTGCAAAGACAGGAACTTCAAGTAAAGAAAGCCAAACTAGCTAGCATGCTTGATGAGGTAATGTCATGTTCATTATTTTTCATTTCTTTCGTTTCCTAGTTACTTTTACATTATATTAAGTTTGAATTTTAGTTTGATAAACTTTAAgttaaatttttatataaatatatatgtatatttacataTATGTGGATATGCTACCATATGTTATTGAGTTTTGGATTTGCTTATTCACAAGTTCGGTTTTTAATTTACCAAGTCGTTAATAATGTATTCacgtatatatatagatatatatatatataaattgagagagagagagagagagagaggtcatTGTTTGTATGCCAAATTAAAAATCGATGGTACAATTTGTTCATAAAGGACTAGGTGGATGAAAGTAGAAAATATTATTGCATCACATGGTTCGTTTATGCCATCAATGATATACTTATTCTTAATTCGcttaaaggaaagaaaaaaagaatctATAGTGTTGGTTATGTTGGAGAAAGCAATAGTTGGTGGGGTTTGGGACCATTGTGTCTGTTTGCTCCTCATGAAAGTCGGAGAATTTTCCCAATAAGAGGAGTAGACCCCATAACAACATTAAAAGTTTGTTTACGTAAAATTATGAAAAGTTTAACAAATTAAATTACGCCATAGTAATTCGAACCTATTTATATAGCTAGCCAAATTAAACTTAGCAGGTTGATATCTtacaatatatacatatttctCTTCTACACATTTTCATTTGAAGGTGGAGCAAAGGTACAGGCAGTACCACCAACAAATGAACGTTGTTATCTCATCGTTCGAACAGGCAGTGGGATTTGGCTCAGCAAAATCATACACGGCGCTGGCTCTGAAGACGATCTCGAAGCAATTTCGGTGCCTAAAAGACGCCATATCAGCCCAAATCAAGGCCACAAGCAAGACCTTGGGAGAAGAAGAATGTTTGGGTGTGAAGATTGAGGGCTCGAGGTTGAGGTTTGTGGATCATCACCTTCGACAGCAACGGGCGTTGCAACAGCTGGGAATGATGCCACACAATAATAACAATGCTTGGAGACCTCAGAGAGGCTTGCCTGAACGAGCTGTTTCAGTTCTTCGTGCTTGGCTCTTCGAGCACTTCCTTCACCCGTACGTAAagttgctttatttttatttgaatcTTCTTCTTaatccatcatcatcatcaagcACCACTATTGATATTACTATAAGATAAGCTATAGATAGTAATCTACATACAAACAATTTTGTAAAGTAACAAATTTTGTGATGTTGGTTGAATAGATAAATACATTGTAAACAGAAGTTATACATGATCATTGGCAACATATATTTTAAGATAAacaatttttcattaaatattaaGCTCAAACTAGACAACAATAGCTCTCTTTAATTAATATAACTTGCACACGACCTTTCTACGGAATCATATAATTAGTACTATGAGATTCGTTTAGTATAAACCTATAAAATATGTAGCCGTACCACATATATGATCGGCCTTAGAACTTCAGTACAATAATACTCCTTTGTAGGTATCCCAAGACCGCGGACAAAGTTATGCTTGCGAAACAAACAGGGCTTACTCGGAGCCAGGTATATATGATaatcatataattttattttaatttggtaagagttcattattttttataatgtgaaaaaaaaaaagccCATATATATGCAAACAAAGGAAAATGAGagttatatatttataaacaGGTTTCTAACTGGTTCATAAATGCCCGAGTTCGCCTGTGGAAGCCAATGGTAGAAGAAATGTACATTGAAGAAACCAAAGGTCATGAAGATCAACTAAAAGGTATAAACAACGCAAACAAAAACGATGCAAACAAAGAATCTACCACTGGAGCAGCAGCAAATTCAACGGCTGATGATCGAAGTAATAATGCCTTCCAATACTCAAAGTCCGATCATAACCATCTGCAGAAAAATCACTCTTCAGCTGACCAAATCTCGAGTTCATCGTTTTCGACTACTCCAATGGGCAGGTCCTTCCATGGGAGTCCAAAGAAACCGAGGAGTACTACTACTAATTCTGAAGTGCAGAATTCTTCAAGTAGTATTCTCTCAATTGGTCACATGGATATGATGAAAGGTAGTACTGATCAGTACAACAGACCAGATAATGTTGCGTTTGGTAGATCAGAAAGGCAAATAAGTACGTACCCAGTTGGATTTGGGACATACCAAGTTGGTGATTTGGGACGATTTCACTCCAGAGATCATCATGATCATGAATTAATGGCTCCAAGTTTATTCCATGGGAATGCAGTTTCACTCACTCTTGGTCTTCCCCACTGTGAAAACCACACTCTTTCTTCAGAAACTGCTCAACAAAGCTTTCTGTCCAATCCGCAGAACATTGATCCTTTGTTTGATTAACCCCACATAAGAGAAAATCTCATAGATGAGTGACTTTTGCTCCTTGGAACTATTTTAACCGAAAAGTTTTTCAAAGCCAAATTAGGATAAGAAGAggaaaaagaaaaatcaaaaggagagaaagagatagagagaaagagagagtgagtGGGTCATCTTTTGAATTTCACATCAAGTAGTCTTTTCGCCTTCACTTCTCTTTATCTTCAACGTTGGACACCCCCCCCTCTTAGTAGATGGGTATATATGATGATTATTATTACGCTGTCAATCGAAAAAGAAACTTTACTATAGGATTACACAGCTGCAGAAAACAATTCactgttttttactttttttttttctttagtttgTTTTGCTTGGATCAATTAGTCTTTTCTTACGTAGGCCACAGGGATTGAGTTTACATATAATTAGGTTTGATATGGGAGTTGTATATTGGATTCATAAAAATATATGTCTTCAGCATTTGGATATATAAATTAAAGGAATGTTAAATATATCATAGATGTGCAAATTGAAgtcctattatatatatatatatatatacatctcaTTAATTCCCTTGTTATACATATAAACAAATATACATCTAGTTGTGTGTCTAGTGCTAATTTTTTCACGATAAGCATGTTCCTCTCTTCAACTTTTCTCTATCGGAAAAACTCGGTGAGCTACGTACTTATTTGATAAGTGACAGTACTTGGAAAACCAACAAAGCTAAGGAAAATGAAGAATCTATTCAAAATAAGATGGATATAAAAGCATGTGTGACATGTAAAACTTTGTACATCCTAAACACAAAATATAGCATGGTCGATTTACCATACACATTAATGGAGTTGttttttaactttttatttatttatttatttaaataattttattatattttcaataaaaattaaataacttgTTTACTTTTGAGTTAATTTACACCTTGTACATTTAAGTACAATTATAAAAATTTGACCAAATGTAATATTAACTCAtttttttaatctaaatttagcacaaaattTAGCCACGAAGATGGTCTAAGTGAGTTATAGGATACTCTTCTCTATTAGTCATCTCCAATAATTATTCACATATAAAGAGGAGGAAAAACTAACTCATAATATGTAGTAGTCTCCATAGAGAGTCGTGGAATATGTTGGAACTGATTTTGAGCAGGAAAGACTTATCCATGATGTTTCATCGATTTTGCTGCTTTTTTGTAGCATGTCAAAATGTTCAGTTGAGGAGTTGGAAGTGGAGACTGTCGGGAGTTTGTTGGAGTAAACTCTATGTTCCATCTTGTTGGTTCTAGAACAAGGTTAGGTAAGTCTTTGGGAGCTGAATATTTGAAAATATAGTCAAACTTTCCAGAAGGTTGGCCTAACAATCCTATTCTCTTTTCTCCATTTGCTAATCACTGCTTAAGTCGTTTTCCTAAGCTAGGACATCGCTTTGGGAGTTTTTCTTCTGTTTTGAGGCAGCTGTTGTAGTCGCAAACATCCCAATACTTATGTTCATCCGAAGATTCGTAAGCATAAATAGGGCTGTCTTGAGAATCAAATGATTGGATTTCCACATCAGTTGGTGTGATAGAAGTCATAATGTACTGGGTGGTGAAGCAACTGGGAGTCTTTATTTGAGTTCTGTGAAAGAATATTTCAACAGAGCCATCTTCTTTCTTGTGATAATATTGTTCAGTTAGAATCTGGACATCTTTCTGAGGTTGGTGGAGCATCTCATAATTTGTTATCCATGAACTGGACAAAATCTTCATAATATCATCTGTAGAAATTTTCCTTTGAATATGAATGCATGTTGGAACTTGGTGGAGTCTACAGAGACCAATAATGCTTCTTCAGCGGTTGGCAAAGAAAGATCCAAAGTGTGATCTTGGAGTCTATATGTCATCTGGTAGTGAAGAGTATCTCCAATAGAAGTCAGATCTTGGTCAACTCCAGCCAATTAGACTTCAACTTTGAAAGCATCAGTCAAGCGATTGTCTTTGAGAGACATTAAAGTTAGGGAACGGTGTAGTTATTACTGTTCCTGCATTTAATGTAGTCTCTATGATTGCAATGCTTGGCTATTGGTATATCCTCATTCGGATGTTTAGCAGACCAATTCAGCAACCGATCGGGAGGCCTTTTTCTGCCATGAAGAGAAATAGCTAAACATATGGCACCAAAATGAATATGGGTGAATCCTTGCGCAATCCACTGGGGAATAAATTCAAGAAGGATTTGTAAAGTAATGAATTGGACCTCAGGAGTAGCTCTCAATTGATACTCACTAAATCTAGAGGCTTGGATATATTCTTTTGGGGCTTTGCAGAAGGGTTTGATGAGGGCTTTAACGGACTGGGTAAAAGGAGTAATAGATTTTGAGAAAATCTAGTATGGGTTATAATCAAAGGAAGATTGTTATTAGTAATCTTGTTTTCTTATGGAACATATGATAGTTCATAAAGAAAATCAAGTTTGTTGGCTGTGAACTTGGGAAAAGATGGAGAATGAGTAAGTGACAATGGTGATATAATAGGAGCACTAGAGCTTGTAGAACTAGAAGTTGAGGTTTTGCTTGCCATGATCAAAAGTAGAGGCTCATCGGTAGGATAGGATGAAGTATGGCTCTAATACCATTAGGAGTTCCTACTATAAATTAGTTAAACAAACTATTGAATTAATAAATCTAGCAATTTCTCATATGGATCTGCATGACTTACAATCCAAACTGAATGACTTATGATCGTAAAAGATAGATTTCCATATCAATTAACTCGAAGGTTAATCTAGTAAGTTACAACAGTAGTTGCCTTCAAATATGATCCATAATGCATACTATCTCTACTTCAGAAATCTCTGAAGGAAGGATTTAGAAGAACATTTTTTATAATAAACACTCTAATATTTTATTGCTTCGTAAGTATTTGCCTTCTACAAAGAGAGAGGGTGGCATTATATAGCCATGTACTCAACCATACAATCCACACCAACCATAGTTGAGACCAAATAAGGGATAAGTTAGGGGATAAGATTCCCTCATCGAACCATAAATTAAAGCATACAAGATAAGGGATATGATTCCTGACGAAAGCATAAAGTAAAGACTTTTACATACTAAATGAAAGAATAAAGtacttatttaaaaattatttcatGGCTGGCCTTGTAGTCAAAATATATCTTGGATCCTCGTGGAGTGGGTTCCGTCATGTCAGTTCTTCTTCCTAATCACTACCAGCTGGAGGGCATGCCTCGTAGTTTGTATATGTCGTATCTCATTCCTTTCCAGTGCATtggaagtgtaacgccctactactttaGAGCCGTTACATAGTGAGTTTAAactagaaatcgtgcttttgactgactctaagtggcttctaaaaccaaaagtgtggataaatcagaatttaaggctgtattcttttaaaatgtttaacttcattgaaaacgttaagtataaaacatctgggatcccaaaataaggtttacaaaacatttacaactcaaaaatagatttacaccacgTTAACTATCAAGAGAATGgatcaatacagccatttacaaaatgcccccaaccaaagcagtcgggcaggccgaacatgtacgcgccgcccccacgctctccatactcatggccggttgactgactccttgcttttacctgccacacggagcacccgtgagccgaagcccagcaagaaaacccaaatagcacataacatatgcaaataatatcactggcataattcactaataaataggaaaatcatcaatttaaacaagcacggccatgccgccccagaggccttacaaaagcttggggtctcggtcattaccgtaggataactcatgtatcccttgggtcccaccctcgctatagcatcccatgtgctgagcgttacttccggccccgctgccgtacccggcctacgccgctctcgaccttagccgttcattccattacaatcacacatgtaacacattcagaaataaccattcaaacatacaataatttatctaagattacacattcgcacacaatacaatctagggtcgtgccctgcaatcacacagtgggcctatgccctaatctcgggtgttagggttttcttacctgtattccgtgctttccgatgcaccacgatcacgagcacggtccactagtacGAGCctcccgaaatcctagtcacaacacacaaaagacacttttaacaaccttaaatgagcttccaggccaagttctagtactcggaacgttgaaattcaccaaacgtGGTAAatgactcaaccccgagcaccctaggttaaattcccaagcctaaaatcctaaaatccaaaaatcccttaagcgccgcggcataggccacccatgccgcggcatggcccccaaacagaacccccaaaggcccaaaaacaggtaagggccgcggcattgcttgggccatgccgcggcccgcccttctccatcagcaaacaacttcttcgaagggccgcggctcaccaagaaccatgccgcggcccgacccttcgaacccagaaaaacccaccattttactctctaaacctcaccttaaaccatcccaaacacaaatctcaaccacaaaactcaaatccaaacttcacatgaacaatctaacaacctatagacactagaatcaagatcaaaacatcaacacacccaagatccacacctttgatcttaaatttcagcaactaacccaaaactcaacaatgcttagcttaggcatttaaattcctcaaatcaaaacaaaacccaaacttaactatgtataaaacccttacctcaaatggagaatccacacaaagcttccttgatttcctcctagactcccccttctccttctcttcttcttcttcttcttttgcttgccctagcctttctccccccttcttttccttctcttctaattttatcaaaacactaaatgatccaatgcccaaaccgtataccccatatacccagctgaaactttcctatttgccttgccaaaagaccaaattaccccttcctactaatccttcttagctaaaccttcaagggcgcttaagtctttacacttttatttcaattctaccactttctatcttaaaacttgttacccacagcagttacaaacggttacccaggttacccaattaccaataactaaccactcattctcaactcaacttataagattcccgaagtacccctaggctcctcccgagccgggtacaacatcccgttgtgacttttagactaaatggctcactaggaccgtctcgatgcgtgcaccctgataaaaacaccacctcacatggcacaattcacaaagtaaaattatcacagttatgccctatcaTTTCCAgattacaataatgctcattctaagacaatcaggtctacatgcatactaattcacatagtcatgcatctcaaataatcacttagtcatataacgtgcattaaatgataatcatgcataaaactcaacaaaaacacgcaccaaatcccatcatgccctccaggcacactactccaggcccttaagccttaacactgaatttgggtcgttacaactatcccctcctcatgagaatttcgtcctcgaaatttacctgaacaactcgggatatcgctcccgcatatctgattctagttcccatgtcgcctcttcgaccttgctattcctccacaatactttaaccaaggcgatggtcttgctcctcaagactttgtcctttctgtcaaggatctgaacaggcttttcttcgtatgataaatcctgatccaactccaagttctcatagctcaacacatgagcagtgtccgatacatacttccggagcatggatacatgaaacacgtcatgaacccctgatagagctggaggcattgctaacctgtaagccacctccccaactcgatCCAGGACttcaaatggaccaacaaacctgggactcagcttgccccgaacgccaaatcgttttactcctctcaggggtgaaaccctgaggaatacatgatcaccaacctgaaattccacgcttctgcgtttctgatctgaataactcttctggcgactctgggaggcgagcatacgagctctaatcttctcaagtgcctcattggtcctctgaaccatctcgggacctaaatacctcctctcacctgcctcatcccagtgaatcggcgatctgcacttcctcccatacagcatctcatacggagccactccgatagtcgcctgatagctattgttgtacgagaactcaatcagagggagatacctactccaagatccctcaaaatccaacacacaagctcgtaacatatcctccagtatctgaattgtcctctcagattgtccatctgtctgaggatgctaagcggtactaaaccggagttgcgtgcccatagccttctgcaggctcttccaaaacttggaagtgaaagtggggtctctgtcggatactatcgacctcggagccccatgaagtcgaacaatctcctttacataaagctctgcatactgatccacagtataagtcgtcttcacaggtaagaagtgggcggacttcgtatacctgtccacaatcacccacaccgagtcatgctgacccacggtctttggcaatcctaccacaaagtccatggcaatatcttcccatttccactcgggaatccctagaggctgtaataatcccgctagcctctgatgttccgccttaatctgctgataggttaagcatctagccacatagtccaccacgtccctcttcatgcctgaccaccaatacaaaaccttcaggtcatggtacatcttcgtagaacctgggtgtaaagagtaaggagtggtatgagactcgtccagaatctctcgccgaatgtctggatcaatcggaacacaaatccgtcctttgtacttcaacaaacccatctcagaaatagagaagtccttagctgctctagttaggacattctctctacgttcaactaactgggggtcttttccctgtgcttccttaatcctctcaaggagcgttgactgaagagtaatgttggctaacctaccaaccactaactctatacctgccctggtcatctctccagctaatctgtcagatatctgcctcgaactatacagctgtcctgggcccctccggctcaatgcatcagccactacattagccttcccaggatgataaaggatatcacaatcgtaatcctttaccagctctagccaccgtctctggcgcatgttcaagtctttctgggtaaagaaatactttaaactcttgtgatcagtgtatatctcgcacctctctccatacagatagtgtctccaaaccttaagtgcgaaaaccaccgcagctaactccaggtcatgcgtgggatatctctgctcgtactcctttaattgccttgatgcatacgctatcactttcccagcctgcatcaacacgcatcccagaccctgtctggaagcgtcacagtagaccacaaacttctcattatctgttggcaggctcagcactggtgcagtaatcaaccgccgcttcagctctttaaagctattctcacatcgaTATGTCCACaaatacttggtcttcttccttgtcaattctgtcaacggagtagcaattctggagaacccctctacaaaccgccggtagtaacctgctagtccaaggaaacttctgacttcaggaacactgctgggtctatgccaatctctcactgcttccgtcttgcttgggtcgaccagtaacccatccttactaatAATATGGCCTAggaatgaaacttgcgataaccagaactcgcatttgctaaacttagcataaagcttatgctctcttaaccgctgcaacaccaagcgcagatgatgctcatgctctgtctctgactgggagtatactaggatatcatcaataaatacaatcacgaacttatccaggtaatccttgaaaattctgttcatcaaatccataaatgccgccggggcattggttaacccaaaggacataaccagaaattcataatgcccataccatgtccgaaatgcagtctttggtatgtcctcttctctgatcctcaactgatagtagcctgatcggagatcaatcttcgaaaatactgtactcccctgaagctgatcaaataaatcgtcgatcctaggcaatggatacttgttcttgatggtcaacttattcaactctctgtaatcgatacacatcctgagcgatccatcctttttcttaacaaaaaaaactatagcaccccacggcgagaaacttggtctgacgaaccccaaatcaagtagttcctgcaactgaatcttcaattcctttaattctgtcagagccattctgtaaggtgctttggatactggctctgctcccggagctaACTCTATgccgaactcaatctcccgatgCGGCGACAATCCCGGCAGGTCCGATGggaacaagtctggaaactcacagaccactctaGTTTCGTTCAGTTCCACTGtcgccaccttagaggaatctactatacttgctaggaatcctatgcaaccctcctgcatcaggtccctagcctttagtgctgagatcaGAGGCACCTGCGGTCCATCCACcattcccacgaacacaaagggtgtctcgccctccggttcaaaggtcaccattcttcgcctacaatcaattgttgctccataccgcgtcaaccaatccatccctagtattatgtcaaaatcgtccatatctagttcaatcaggtcaacaaataattctctaccgtctaccactactggtaaggctctaacccatctcttagagactaccagttctcctgtaggcaatatagtctgaaaacccctagcatacaaaatactaggtctacacaactgatcaatcaccctagcagaaaaaaatgagtgcgtagcaccagaatcaatcaatgcagtaaacaaggatccagcgctaaaaatctgacc contains the following coding sequences:
- the LOC133788854 gene encoding BEL1-like homeodomain protein 1, producing MATYFNHGSSEIQGPDGLHTLYLMNPNNYVQTYSDSTTSQPPPPHPAANMFLLNPNQLQQHHHSRHLTGVPISSAGANAVPGSNSDDISAFAGTSTTPSHLQYNIWGSMDHHNQRSVGISSADFASQMGFRRQVVSPTQQALSLSLSSTHPQAAYAAASLSGEIEVVPTMLPTGGHDSIRSFAGNSLSSTVSNNGIGTSGQLQSVLLGSKYLKAAQELLDEVVKVGSKGGKDAVDSANGASKDKAMKSYRESTPPPEMGGSRNSGGESSSSKISAELSTVQRQELQVKKAKLASMLDEVEQRYRQYHQQMNVVISSFEQAVGFGSAKSYTALALKTISKQFRCLKDAISAQIKATSKTLGEEECLGVKIEGSRLRFVDHHLRQQRALQQLGMMPHNNNNAWRPQRGLPERAVSVLRAWLFEHFLHPYPKTADKVMLAKQTGLTRSQVSNWFINARVRLWKPMVEEMYIEETKGHEDQLKGINNANKNDANKESTTGAAANSTADDRSNNAFQYSKSDHNHLQKNHSSADQISSSSFSTTPMGRSFHGSPKKPRSTTTNSEVQNSSSSILSIGHMDMMKGSTDQYNRPDNVAFGRSERQISTYPVGFGTYQVGDLGRFHSRDHHDHELMAPSLFHGNAVSLTLGLPHCENHTLSSETAQQSFLSNPQNIDPLFD